The following proteins are encoded in a genomic region of Enoplosus armatus isolate fEnoArm2 chromosome 11, fEnoArm2.hap1, whole genome shotgun sequence:
- the cxcr2 gene encoding C-X-C chemokine receptor type 1, with amino-acid sequence MKLQLLIVSVLKYLVLTNQEEGEKQLLTTERLNLEDLIHSFLNFTFPAYEDGLSAPCSVTLPGFSSLGLMITFIIVFVFSMVGNSVVVYVVCYMKQGRASTDIYLMHLAMADLLFSLTLPFWAVEAHSGWIFGNFLCKLLSGFQEASVYSGVFLLACISVDRHFAIVRATRALSSRHLMVKVACSVVWLVAGLLSLPVVIQKESIYAEDLGQSICYENLTGESIHHWRVGVRVLRHTLGFFLPLLVMAVCYGWTLVKLFHTRNQQKRKAMRVILAVVSAFVLCWLPYNIAVLIDTIVRGRSLEGETCDTHYRVEVMLNVTQVLAFMHCAVNPVLYAFIGQKFRNQLLSALCKHGLISKKFQMANRTGSVSSAGSIRSRHTSITM; translated from the exons ATGAAGCTACAGCTTTTGATCGTTAGTGTTCTGAAGTATTTGGTTCTAACCAATcaagaagaaggggaaaaacaG ttgcTGACAACAGAGAGACTTAACTTGGAAGATCTCATCCATTCCTTTCTCAATTTTACATTTCCTGCGTATGAGGATGGACTATCTGCTCCTTGTAGTGTAACTCTGCCTGGATTTAGTAGCTTGGGCCTGATGATCACCTTCATCATCGTGTTTGTCTTCAGCATGGTAGGCAACAGTGTGGTTGTCTATGTGGTTTGTTATATGAAGCAAGGTAGAGCCAGCACAGATATCTACTTGATGCACCTGGCGATGGCAgaccttctcttctctcttacGCTCCCATTCTGGGCCGTGGAGGCTCATTCAGGTTGGATCTTCGGCAACTTCCTGTGCAAACTCCTGTCAGGCTTTCAGGAGGCATCAGTTTACAGTGGTGTCTTCCTGCTGGCATGCATCAGTGTGGACCGTCACTTTGCCATTGTGAGAGCTACACGAGCCCTGTCCTCCCGGCACCTGATGGTGAAAGTGGCGTGCAGTGTGGTGTGGCTGGTGGCAGGACTGCTGTCCTTACCCGTGGTAATTCAGAAGGAGAGCATATATGCTGAAGACCTGGGCCAGAGCATTTGCTATGAAAACCTAACTGGTGAAAGCATTCACCACTGGCGTGTTGGCGTGCGTGTTCTGCGCCATACGCTGGGCTTTTTCCTGCCACTGCTGGTGATGGCTGTCTGCTACGGCTGGACTTTGGTGAAACTGTTTCACACACGTAATCAACAGAAGCGTAAGGCCATGCGCGTCATCCTGGCAGTGGTGTCAGCATTTGTTCTGTGCTGGCTGCCTTACAACATTGCTGTACTGATTGACACAATCGTACGAGGCAGATCACTTGAAGGGGAGACATGTGACACTCACTACAGGGTGGAAGTGATGCTAAATGTGACCCAAGTGTTGGCCTTCATGCACTGTGCAGTGAATCCAGTGCTGTACGCCTTCATTGGGCAGAAGTTCCGTAACCAGCTGCTCTCAGCTCTTTGCAAACACGGCCTCATCAGCAAAAAGTTCCAGATGGCTAACAGGACGGGCTCTGTCAGCAGTGCAGGGAGCATCAGATCTAGACACACCTCCATTACTATGTAA
- the faima gene encoding fas apoptotic inhibitory molecule a, translating to MSNDLAGVWEVALSDGVHRIEFEHGTTTGKRVIYVDGKEILRRDWMFKLVGKETFSVGKSDTKATINIDAVSGFAYEYTLEINGKSLKKYMENRSKVTSTWVLNLDGIDCRVVLEKDTMDVWCNGQNIETAGEFVDDGTETHFTLGDHNCCVKAVSSGKRRDGIIHTLLVDGTEIAECTE from the exons ATGTCGAATGATCTTGCTGGTGTGTGGGAGGTGGCACTGAGTGATGGAGTCCACAGGATAGAGTTTGAACATGGCACGACCACCGGAAAGAGGGTCATCTACGTTGATGGAAAG GAGATACTGAGACGGGACTGGATGTTCAAACTTGTGGGGAAGGAGACGTTCAGTGTGGGCAAATCGGACACCAAAGCAACCATCAACATTGATGCAGTCAGTGGTTTTGCCTATGAGTACACTTTAGAGATCAACGGGAAGAGCTTGAAGAAGTACATGGAGAACAGATCAAAGGTCACCAGTACCTGGGTTCTTAACTTGGACGGCATTGACTGCAGGGTGGTCCTGG agAAAGACACCATGGATGTTTGGTGTAATGGACAAAATATTGAGACTGCA GGCGAGTTTGTGGACGATGgcactgaaacacatttcacactcgGAGACCACAACTGCTGTGTGAAGGCTGTGAGCAGCGGGAAGAGACGAGACGGGATCATTCACACGCTGCTTGTGGACGGCACAGAGATAGCTGAATGTAcagaatga
- the parp9 gene encoding protein mono-ADP-ribosyltransferase PARP9 yields MASKCNIPLHGPSVNIVRQCRSVLSDVVQSKFGCVATIEGVDFEDQSIVQQKGPTVVPEERFTVTLPAGVKVSVWKGDLTNFKVEAVVNAANDRLQHYGGLALALSNTGGSQIQKDSNDYIQKHGNLKTGDAIVMAGGLLPCKMIIHAVGPQLEKRPLQSEVSSAERLLKKAIRSILDRVEENHLQSVAIPAISSGLFNYPLPQCAETIVKTVKQYYDSSLGKFPEKIFLVNNDEPTVKEMERACRQILATSERRGGVKTSAPAVQIGNVHVRLKKGRIEEEWTDVIVNTASASRDLRNGKISSALLQKAGYELQKELYKASMTGRVFITKPHKLQCKQVYHTSCIDKGSDTRQHANAQQILYSSVFECLQLAAQNHHKSIAFPAIGTGGLGFDTREAAGIMSHAVVQFARTSPMKMEVYFVIFPSNEDTYKAFEQEIGDLQATASHHSPTPALMWDLMSSPPAHERRDDYHGSRGPTPQISLSSPSDERTREADQWLQGLLFESSGAVVICNNFILHFGQREHQQLSRLIKQGVTIDEHFVNGCASITVNGNTREGVVVAGLQVEALLCNIQKEFVREEEHVMLQISMKNASFERKTVDDYSSRTRSALKKLGLRLLKVDKVENPTLKELFDLKKNQLCCFTPQRMYQRVSAQFCEMVCRIGFHAQYAPPEDPAYGEGIYFAGTVEKAMEIWKEPDSDYQHFVEAEVLIGKSTAGKPGLILPPTVGSDPQILFDSVSGGPDVSVIFSGYQALPKYIYITRKC; encoded by the exons ATGGCTAGTAAATGTAATATTCCTCTTCATGGGCCTTCAGTCAACATTGTGAGACAATGCAGATCTGTTCTGAGTGATGTCGTTCAAAGCAAGTTTGGATGTGTGGCCACCATCGAGGGTGTGGATTTTGAAGATCAGAGCATTGTACAGCAGAAAGGGCCAACTGTTGTACCAGAGGAAAGGTTTACTGTTACACTGCCTGCAGGTGTTAAGGTGTCTGTGTGGAAGGGTGATCTCACCAATTTCAAGGTGGAGGCTGTTGTGAATGCTGCTAATGACCGTCTACAGCATTATGGCGGCCTTGCTCTAGCTCTGTCCAACACCGGTGGTTCACAAATCCAAAAAGACAGTAATGATTACATCCAGAAGCACGGAAACCTGAAAACAGGAGATGCAATTGTCATGGCTGGTGGGTTACTACCATGCAAGATGATAATTCATGCTGTGGGCCCACAACTAGAAAAAAGGCCATTGCAGTCTGAAGTGTCTTCAGCTGAAAGGCTTTTGAAGAAGGCCATCAGGAGCATTCTTGACAGAGTTGAGGAAAATCATCTGCAGTCTGTTGCCATACCTGCTATCAGCTCTGGACTGTTCAACTACCCCCTGCCACAATGTGCGGAGACCATAGTCAAAACTGTGAAACAATACTATGACAGCTCTTTAGGAAAATTTCCTGAAAAGATCTTCCTTGTGAACAATGACGAGCCTACGGTCAAGGAAATGGAGAGGGCCTGCCGTCAGATATTAGCCACCAGCGAAAGAAGAGGTGGTGTCAAAACCTCAGCGCCTGCTGTCCAGATTGGAAATGTCCATGTGAGACTGAAGAAGGGTAGAATTGAGGAAGAATGG acaGATGTCATCGTAAACACTGCATCGGCAAGCCGTGACTTGAGAAACGGTAAAATCTCCAGCGCTTTATTGCAGAAAGCTGGTTATGAATTGCAAAAGGAACTATATAAAGCTTCTATGACTGGACGTGTCTTCATCACAAAACCCCACAAGCTGCAATGTAAACAGGTGTATCACACTTCTTGCATTGACAAGGGGAGCGACACAAGGCAGCATGCAAATGCGCAGCAG ATTCTTTACTCTTCAGTATTCGAATGCTTACAGTTGGCAGCGCAAAATCACCACAAGTCAATCGCCTTTCCCGCCATCGGCACTGGAGGCCTCGGGTTCGATACAAGAGAAGCAGCTGGGATCATGTCTCATGCAGTGGTCCAGTTCGCCAGAACGTCCCCAATGAAGATGGAAgtgtattttgtcatatttcctTCTAACGAGGACACGTATAAG GCTTTTGAGCAAGAAATCGGAGATCTCCAGGCAACAGCATCTCATCACAGCCCTACACCTG CACTGATGTGGGACTTGATGTCCTCTCCACCAGCACATGAGCGCAGAGATGACTATCATGGCAGCAGAGGTCCCACTCCCCAGATCAGCCTGAGCAGCCCCTCGGATGAACGAACTCGCGAGGCTGATCAGTGGCTTCAAGGCCTTCTCTTCGAGTCCTCTGGTGCCGTCGTCATCTGCAACAACTTCATCCTGCACTTCGGCCAGCGAGAACATCAGCAGCTGTCCCGTCTAATCAAACAGGGCGTCACCATTGATGAGCATTTTGTGAACGGCTGTGCAAGCATAACTGTTAACGGGAATACAAGAGAAGGTGTTGTAGTTGCTGGGTTGCAGGTGGAGGCCTTACTCTGCAACATCCAGAAGGAGtttgtcagagaggaagagcatgTAATGCTTCAAATTTCGATGAAGAATGCGTCttttgaaagaaagacagtCGATGACTACTCAAGCCGAACCAGATCTGCCCTCAAAAAACTGGGGCTGCGGCTGTTAaag GTGGACAAAGTGGAGAACCCCACACTGAAAGAGCTCTTTGACCTCAAGAAAAACCAGCTATGCTGCTTCACTCCTCAGAGAATGTATCAGCGCGTATCTGCACAGTTCTGTGAGATGGTTTGCCGTATTGGATTCCATGCACAGTACGCACCACCTGAAG ACCCAGCATATGGAGAGGGCATCTACTTTGCTGGCACAGTGGAAAAGGCCATGGAAATCTGGAAGGAGCCAGACAGTGACTATCAGCATTTTGTGGAGGCCGAGGTGCTGATAGGAAAGTCCACTGCTGGTAAACCAGGCCTCATTCTGCCACCTACTGTGGGGTCAGACCCACAAATTTTGTTCGACAGTGTGAGCGGAGGACCTGACGTCTCTGTCATATTTAGTGGCTATCAAGCTCTGCCCAAGTACATTTACATCACCCGTAAGTGCTGA
- the parp14rs1 gene encoding poly(ADP-ribose) polymerase family member 14-related sequence 1, whose product MADAYSHALLVELERSNVPRIKNRLVKYFQSKKSNGGDCKVDHENGSRTAVVRFRNEVDQQSVLEKDAHQISLDEGVLKLTVRLPTEETTTQEAPPVQLYKKSDVSAEQSSTADRTPAVKVHAEAKGRDDETADKELCSTSAVLGNVTETLNQEFLEMLVENILNDPDDPDTPNASQSFTLEVIPGISSAVVTFQSRKENTNFVTRCPKNRTFTNKGLSVRPLEVTEKVVVEDIRNLGEDLLHLYFENAGGNVENVTLNEVEQSAIITFKDPKAVQKIMKKKHHIKQEEVRVYPFYESLETALYGKDKPALKLPAAISQPIDDAVWRYLNDNRSAAETVHSHLEKHFCCVNFKQSTVCLSPMSSLLQQKDVIIKEWRETVNTAFAQALSKFKSLKLQPESEAWEESEEKIRQVLLNEDVVVVPDKASGVLSVVGLVADVNRLEQRLCEVINTIVKRVQRKKSSVTQETKMSPSIFYILCQDGLQDKLLCVYPELKISFRKESTELIVTGLPDEIMAVSKAICDSMFALKYQNLEIDKFVLDLLKDEHEEELTKALLTSNGINAAFQIKAQRVQLLAVSDTDLNDAEEHLGKLLISQYIDVEDSNVLDMPEWQALVRHLENTNNKTCRRIRIQTTGKKVVVSGHKDSVIRVSSELEDFLTQNAEVEEAVLVKPKGKVEYIKRLNTSWMGQFEDKVVVSYRKDVICLSGSRVDVTNYKTLVENLVSSVVFESLNVSKPGVKKFFRDKETMFVSSLMNDTGCLVQLADETSGGQEDLAQRQVPTPVYQLQTSDGVEIAVCKADMCSYPVHAVVNASNHVLKHDGGLAKALLNAAGPQLQDECDKLINLKGQLKPGDCVITGAGGQLCCKNVIHAVGPRFDPAKPQKALAQLKRAVKGSLELAEKYGCDSVALPAISRTQGFPLNLCAATIIRTVKEHCDDNTLKRIHFVNNEDIVVKAMEAAVREEFGNHGVTHSQQTLPTKDTTSPPAGSAGSDPNCLGQVLTKEGLDITLTKGNIEDATTEVTVNTVFEDLALNKGAVSNAILGVAGPQLQQLVKAKHAKGKVGEVIVTDGCNLKSKQVFHAVAPHRTGPGIDEKILRGIFRDCLDKAENSGLSSISFPAIGTGNIGFPKDLVASLMLDEILMFSSKKQPKHLKKVVIILYPGDAQTVKVFSDEFKKNFPNPSGPVPTSTKSSGPFSKVVSGSGIHESKIGNVAVQVVTGDITKETTDVIINSSNEKFSLKSGVSKAILEAAGQAVETECQNLGAQPNSGMIMTQPGNLKCQKILHLTGQTDPVKIHKAVKDALEMCVKKSYTSVSFPAIGTGQGKAQARLVADAMLDAVIDVLSQNTPSTLKTIRIVIFQPPMLKEFYNSMHQRETTDPKDKGWSWGNLGSKIKSLFINERADKPQKEGDFVIEALKVDPACFHICSLSQAKVDSAKQWINDLISKEYNITCISNNTILSFSDADYQHIVDIQKTMSVSVRIESKKGQASITIEGLSKDVLKASNEIHEMLRLARDEAEFKKKVELAGTMADWQYLQQGHQFQSFDSVANFELEQALEKKLQNVKVTVKGQAYTVTMPSGPATDNQGCTLEIKRIDKLKDADIPEDWDTMPANTSSYAVTIKAGTAEHTKVLNLFKATCKQTIIKIERIQNPVLWKSLQLKKRDMEQRNHHLNNEKQLFHGTCHDTVAYINEHGFNRSYAGKNAACYGNGTYFAVNANYSASNTYSKPNQNGEKCMYLCRVLTGDFTTGHQNMIVPPAKGPVSVQKYDSVVDKIANPSMFVIFHDSHAYPEYLITFK is encoded by the exons ATGGCCGACGCGTACTCGCATGCTCTGCTCGTCGAGCTCGAAAGAAGCAACGTACCGagaattaaaaacagattagTGAAATACTTTCAAAGTAAGAAATCTAACGGTGGCGACTGTAAGGTGGACCATGAAAATGGCAGCAGGACGGCGGTGGTGCGCTTCCGCAATGAAGTCG ACCAGCAAAGTGTTTTGGAGAAAGACGCGCATCAGATTAGTTTGGATGAAGGCGTGTTGAAGTTGACAGTTCGCTTACCTACAGAGGAGACGACGACGCAG GAAGCTCCACCTGTTCAACTCTACAAGAAAT CGGATGTGAGCGCCGAACAATCGAGCACCGCTGATCGCACACCTGCAGTTAAAGTTCACGCAGAGGCGAAAGGCAGAGACGATGAGACGGCCGACAAAGAGCTCTGTTCCACTTcggctgttttaggaaatgttaCAGAGACATTAAACCAGGAGTTTTTGGAGATGCTGGTGGAGAACATTTTGAATGATCCTGACGATCCTGACACTCCAAATGCCTCCCAAAGCTTCACTTTGGAAGTCATTCCTGGCATCTCCTCAGCTGTGGTGACTTTCCAGAGTAGAAAAG AAAACACCAATTTTGTGACAAGATGCCCCAAAAACAGGACATTCACGAATAAGGGACTATCAGTGCGGCCTCTTGAAGTCACAGAGAAAGTTGTAGTTGAAGACATACGAAATCTTGGTGAAGATCTCCTCCACCTTTATTTTGAGAATGCAGGTGGGaatgtggaaaatgtcacaCTTAATGAAGTGGAACAGTCTGCCATCATCACCTTTAAAGACCCTAAAG CTGTTCAGAAAATCATGAAGAAGAAGCATCACATCAAACAGGAAGAGGTCAGAGTTTATCCTTTTTATGAATCATTGGAAACAGCCCTCTATGGCAAAGACAAGCCTGCACTAAAACTCCCTGCTGCTATCTCTCAACCCATTGATGATGCTGTCTGGAGATACCTAAATGACAATCGATCGGCAGCAGAGACCGTTCATAGTCACTTGGAAAAACACTTCTGCTGCGTAAACTTCAAGCAATCTACTGTGTGCTTGAGCCCCATGTCTTCACTACTACAGCAAAAGGATGTCATCATCAAAGAGTGGAGGGAGACTGTGAATACAGCCTTTGCACAAGCTCTGTCAAAATTTAAATCCCTGAAGCTTCAGCCAGAGTCAGAGGCATGGGAAGAGTCTGAGGAGAAGATCAGACAGGTGCTACTGAATGAAGATGTGGTTGTAGTGCCTGATAAAGCCAGTGGTGTCTTATCAGTGGTTGGCCTTGTGGCTGATGTCAACAGGCTAGAGCAAAGACTTTGTGAAGTCATAAACACGATTGTCAAAAGGGTGCAGAGAAAGAAATCGAGCGTAACTCAAGAGACCAAAATGTCACCATCAATTTTCTACATCCTGTGTCAAGATGGTCTTCAGGACAAGCTTCTCTGTGTTTACCCAGAACTTAAAATATCATTTAGGAAAGAGAGTACGGAGTTGATAGTAACTGGCTTACCGGATGAGATCATGGCAGTAAGCAAAGCCATATGTGATTCAATGTTTGCATTAAAATATCAGAATTTAGAAATAGATAAGTTTGTACTTGACTTGTTGAAGGATGAACATGAAGAGGAGCTTACAAAGGCTCTCCTCACATCTAATGGAATAAATGCAGCATTTCAGATCAAGGCACAAAGAGTGCAGCTCCTTGCTGTTTCTGACACAGATCTGAATGATGCTGAAGAACATCTGGGTAAGCTGCTGATATCTCAATACATTGATGTTGAAGACAGTAATGTCCTGGATATGCCAGAGTGGCAGGCCCTGGTCAGACATTTAGAGAATACCAACAATAAGACATGCAGGAGAATTCGAATCCAAACCACTGGTAAAAAAGTTGTGGTGTCTGGCCACAAGGATAGTGTCATAAGAGTTAGCAGTGAACTTGAGGACTTCCTAACGCAGAATGCTGAAGTTGAAGAAGCTGTCCTGGTCAAGCCCAAGGGCAAAGTTGAATACATTAAAAGATTGAACACATCTTGGATGGGGCAGTTTGAAGACAAAGTGGTGGTGTCTTACAGAAAGGACGTCATCTGTCTGAGTGGCTCGAGAGTTGATGTCACAAATTACAAGACCTTGGTTGAAAACTTAGTATCTTCTGTGGTCTTTGAAAGTTTAAATGTCTCCAAGCCTGGAGTGAAGAAGTTCTTCCGGGACAAAGAAACTATGTTTGTTTCCTCACTCATGAATGACACTGGCTGCCTGGTCCAGCTGGCTGATGAGACTAGTGGTGGACAGGAAGACTTGGCCCAAAGACAAGTACCAACCCCTGTGTACCAGCTTCAGACATCTGATGGAGTGGAAATAGCCGTTTGCAAGGCAGATATGTGTAGCTACCCAGTGCATGCAGTTGTCAATGCTTCTAATCATGTCTTGAAACATGATGGCGGTCTTGCCAAAGCACTTCTTAATGCAGCTGGCCCTCAGCTGCAGGATGAATGTGACAAACTAATTAATTTGAAAGGACAGCTCAAGCCTGGAGACTGTGTCATAACTGGTGCGGGGGGACAGCTTTGCTGCAAAAATGTAATCCATGCAGTGGGACCCAGGTTTGATCCAGCTAAACCCCAGAAGGCTCTGGCACAGTTGAAAAGAGCTGTTAAAGGAAGCTTAGAACTTGCTGAAAAGTACGGCTGCGACTCTGTGGCTCTGCCTGCCATCAGCAGAACCCAAGGCTTTCCTCTCAATTTGTGTGCAGCCACCATCATCAGAACAGTAAAGGAACACTGTGATGACAACACCCTGAAGAGGATCCATTTTGTTAACAATGAGGACATTGTTGTTAAGGCTATGGAGGCAGCTGTCAGAGAAGAGTTTGGAAATCATGGTGTCACTCATTCTCAACAAACTCTCCCTACCAAAGACACCACGTCTCCACCTGCTGGATCTGCTGGATCCGACCCAAACTGCTTAGGTCAAGTGCTCACCAAAGAGGGCTTGGACATCACTCTTACGAAGGGAAATATCGAGGATGCCACG ACGGAGGTGACCGTAAACACTGTGTTTGAAGATCTTGCACTGAACAAAGGGGCCGTTTCAAATGCCATCTTGGGTGTGGCTGGACCCCAACTTCAGCAGTTGGTAAAAGCAAAACATGCGAAGGGAAAAGTCGGTGAGGTCATTGTCACGGACGGCTGCAATCTGAAGAGCAAACAAGTCTTTCATGCAGTTGCACCTCACCGCACAGGACCAGGCATAGATGAAAAG ATCTTGAGAGGCATTTTCAGGGATTGCTTGGACAAGGCAGAGAACAGTGGTCTGTCTTCCATATCCTTCCCTGCCATCGGAACTGGAAACATTGGTTTCCCAAAAGACCTAGTGGCctcactgatgttggacgaaATCTTAATGTTTAGCAGCAAGAAACAACCTAAGCACCTGAAGAAGGTTGTGATCATCCTTTACCCAGGAGATGCACAAACTGTCAAg GTCTTTAGTGATGAATTTAAGAAGAACTTCCCCAATCCCTCAGGTCCTGTGCCCACAAGTACCAAAAGTTCAG GTCCCTTCTCTAAAGTTGTCTCGGGCTCAGGAATTCATGAGAGCAAAATAGGAAATGTGGCTGTACAGGTGGTCACAGGAGACATAACCAAGGAGACCACTGATGTCATCATCAACTCCTCCAATGAAAAATTCTCTCTTAAGTCAG GAGTGTCAAAGGCTATTCTGGAAGCAGCTGGTCAGGCCGTTGAAACAGAATGTCAAAACCTTG GTGCCCAGCCCAACTCAGGCATGATAATGACCCAGCCAGGTAACCTCAAGTGCCAGAAGATCCTCCACTTAACTGGACAGACGGACCCAGTAAAAATCCACAAGGCTGTGAAAGATGCACTCGAGATGTGTGTGAAAAAGTCATACACTTCTGTCTCATTTCCTGCCATTGGCACAG GTCAAGGCAAAGCACAGGCAAGGTTGGTGGCAGATGCCATGTTGGATGCAGTGATTGATGTGCTGAGCCAAAATACTCCCAGTACCCTGAAGACAATCCGGATAGTTATTTTCCAGCCACCCATGCTAAAAGAGTTCTACAACAGTATGCACCAAAGAGAAACCACTGATCCTAAAGATaaagggtggagctggggaaaCCTAGGCTCCAAAATCAAAT cattatttattaatgaaagGGCTGACAAGCCACAGAAAGAAGGGGATTTTGTCATTGAGGCTCTGAAAGTGGACCCCGCTTGCTTCCACATCTGCAGCTTGTCACAGGCTAAAGTAGACTCAGCCAAGCAGTGGATCAACGACCTGATATCCAAAGAGTACAACATTACCTGCATTTCAAACAACACCATCCTTAGCTTCTCTGATGCAGACTACCAGCACATTGTTGACATCCAGAAGACCATGAGCGTGAGCGTAAGGATTGAGAGCAAGAAGGGCCAAGCCTCAATCACCATCGAGGGGCTCAGCAAGGACGTGCTGAAAGCCAGCAACGAGATCCATGAGATGCTGAGGCTCGCGAGAGATGAGGCGGAGTTTAAGAAGAAAGTGGAGCTGGCGGGCACAATGGCAGACTGGCAGTACCTGCAGCAGGGGCATCAGTTTCAAAGTTTTGATTCAGTGGCCAACTTTGAGCTCGAGCAAGCATTGGAAAAGAAgctacaaaatgtaaaagttacaGTCAAGGGTCAAGCCTACACAGTCACCATGCCAAGTGGACCTGCCACTGATAACCAGGGATGTACCCTAGAGATAAAGCGCATTGACAAACTGAAAG ATGCAGACATCCCTGAGGACTGGGATACCATGCCAGCCAATACCTCGAGTTACGCCGTCACCATCAAGGCTGGGACAGCAGAGCACACTAAAGTCCTCAATCTCTTCAAGGCCACATGCAAACAAACCATTATTAAG ATTGAGAGGATCCAGAACCCTGTTCTGTGGAAGAGCCTGCAGCTCAAGAAGCGTGATATGGAGCAGAGAAACCACCATCTGAACAACGAGAAACAACTCTTCCATGGGACCTGCCACGACACTGTGGCCTACATTAACGAACACGGCTTCAACAGGAGTTACGCAGGAAAGAATG CTGCTTGTTATGGCAATGGCACGTACTTTGCTGTCAATGCGAACTACTCTGCCAGTAACACGTACTCCAAGCCGAATCAAAATGGGGAGAAGTGCATGTACCTCTGTCGAGTGCTGACGGGGGATTTCACCACTGGACATCAAAATATGATCGTACCGCCGGCCAAGGGCCCCGTCTCCGTCCAGAAGTACGACAGTGTCGTGGACAAGATTGCCAACCCCAGCATGTTCGTCATCTTCCATGACAGCCACGCCTATCCTGAATATTTGATCACATTTAAGTGA